The Aquarana catesbeiana isolate 2022-GZ unplaced genomic scaffold, ASM4218655v1 unanchor236, whole genome shotgun sequence genome window below encodes:
- the LOC141121958 gene encoding uncharacterized protein isoform X4, with product MVILLLPRQEVSMEYRQEVMSGTDRKFWVRGESGGSREKTLLEEAGDELSVYKETCIDHMTAPMRMEEDRSHMTEKILNLTLEIIYLLTGERFPLVKSGDHMTITVPPCDSLKPERHNMEKILEVTKKMMELLTGEVPIRCQDVTVYFSMEEWEYLEGHKDLYKDVMMDNQPPLTSPDGSSNGNPPERCPRPLYSRDSTQEDHTIPHHHQSGNLGDDNIDVKEDYKEEDEEYGVMEEFSEGHKDMMEPPNTRNPPERCPRPLYSRDSTQEDHTIPHHHQSGNLRDSKVEVKEEIKEEDDEDGVMEESEFLKEHKDLYQDTMVESSSYRNPPERCPRPLYSRDSTQEGHTIPHCYKSGDPIDIEFEVISEEEERYVRGDQQSMEEDGITGTFIEEDTPTEISTVDGREMRKTSEDCLTLSPDCKVEDEDITQYSPGENPTTSNVHPAPHSVDGPSYSSYPEEPQTVRDGAVLPTEKRLSCTECGKCFRYKSNLNVHIRSHTGEKPYSCPECGKCFSQKSNLYTHQRSHNGNSPVENPTTSNVHPAPHSVDGPSYSSYPEEPQTVRDGAVLPTDKRFSCTECGKCFHYASNLNRHIRSHTGEKPYSCPKCGKCIHTKSHLNVHIRSHTGEKPYSCPECGKCFSQKSDLNTHQRSHTGEKPFSCPECGKCFSQKSDLNTHQRSHTGEKPFSCPECGKCFLQKSNLYAHQRSHTGEKLFSCPECGKCFSKKTNLSTHQRSHMGEKPFSCPECGKCFSQKSSLNTHQRSHTREKTYSCPECGKCFSLKSHLDTHQRVHTGQKLYSCPECGKCFSQKANLYKHQRSHTGEKPYSCPECGKCFSRNSNLYRHQRSHTGEKPYSCPECGKCFSQKSSLYTHQRCHTGEKPLSCPE from the exons ATGGTGATcttacttctacccagacaggaagtctctatggaatacagacaggaagtgatgtcaggtacagacaggaagttctgggtgagaggtgagtcgggaggaagtagagagaagacattgctggaagaggcAGGAgacgag ttatccgtctacaaggagacctgtatagatcacatgacggcaccaatgaggatggaggaggaccggagtcacatgactgagaagatactaaacctcaccctggagatcatctacctgctgaccggagag agatttcctcttgtgaagtcaggtgatcatatgaccatcacagtgcctccatgtgactccctaaaacctgagagacacaacatggagaagattctagaagtcaccaagaagatgatggagctgctgacaggagag gttcctataaggtgtcaggatgtcactgtctatttctccatggaggagtgggagtatttagaaggacacaaggatctctacaaggacgtcatgatggacaatcagccgcccctcacatcaccgg atggatccagtaatgggaacccaccagagagatgtccccgtcctctgtattcccgggattccacacaggaagatcacaccatccctcaccatcatcag agtggaaacctcggggatgataatattgatgttaaagaagattataaagaggaggatgaggagtatggagtgatggaggagttttcagaaggacacaaggatatgatggagccaccaaataccaggaacccaccagagagatgtccccgtcctctgtattcccgggattccacacaggaagatcacaccatccctcaccatcatcag agtggaaatctgagagattctaaagttgaggttaaagaagagataaaagaggaggatgatgaagatggggtgatggaggagtcagagtttctaaaagaacacaaagatctgtaccaggacaccatggtggaatcatccagctacaggaacccaccagagagatgtccccgtcctctgtattcccgggattccacacaggaaggtcacaccatccctcactgttacaag agtggagatccaatcgatatagaatttgaggttatatcagaagaagaagagaggtatgtgaggggtgatcagcagtctatggaggaggatggaataacggggacatttatagaggaggacactcctacagagatcagtacag tagatggacgggagatgaggaaaacctcagaggattgtctcactttgtctccagactgtaaagtagaagatgaagacatcacacagtatagtccaggagaaaacccgactacctcaaatgtccatccggcaccacacagtgtagatggaccatcgtattcctcttatcctgaggaacctcagactgtgagggacggtgccgtccttccaacagagaagaggctttcctgtactgagtgcgggaagtgtttccgttataaatccaatcttaatgtgcatataagatctcacacgggggagaagccatattcctgtcctgagtgtgggaaatgtttttcacagaagtccaatctttacacacatcaaagaTCTCATAACGGGAATAGTCCAgtagaaaacccgactacctcaaatgtccatccggcaccacacagtgtagatggaccatcgtattcctcttatcctgaggaacctcagactgtgagggacggtgccgtccttccaacagataagaggttttcctgtactgagtgcgggaagtgtttccattatgCATCCAATCTTAATaggcatataagatctcacacaggggagaagccgtattcctgtcctaaaTGCGGGAAGTGTATCCATACTAAATCCCATCTCaatgtgcatataagatctcatacaggagagaagccgtattcctgtcctgagtgcgggaaatgtttttcacagaagtccgatcttaacacacatcaaagatctcacacaggggagaagccgttttcctgtcctgagtgtgggaaatgtttttcacagaagtccgatcttaacacacatcaaagatctcacacgggggagaagccgttttcctgtcctgagtgtgggaaatgttttttacagaagtccaatctttacgcacatcagagatctcacacaggagagaagctgttttcctgtcctgagtgcgggaaatgtttttcaaagaagaccaatctttccacacatcagaggtctcacatgggggagaagcctttttcctgtcctgagtgtgggaaatgtttttcacagaagtccagtcttaacacacatcaaagatctcacacgagggagaaaacgtattcctgtcctgagtgcgggaaatgtttttcattgaagtcgcatcttgacacacatcagagagttcacacggggcagaagctgtattcctgtcctgagtgcgggaaatgtttctcacagaaggccaatctttacaaacatcagagatctcacacaggggagaagccgtattcatgccctgagtgtggaaaatgtttttcacggaattccaatctttacagacatcagagatcgcacacgggggagaagccgtattcctgtcctgagtgtggaaaatgtttttcacagaagtccagtctttacacacatcagagatgtcacacgggggagaagccactttcctgtcctgagtga
- the LOC141121958 gene encoding uncharacterized protein isoform X6, translating to MVILLLPRQEVSMEYRQEVMSGTDRKFWVRGESGGSREKTLLEEAGDELSVYKETCIDHMTAPMRMEEDRSHMTEKILNLTLEIIYLLTGERFPLVKSGDHMTITVPPCDSLKPERHNMEKILEVTKKMMELLTGEVPIRCQDVTVYFSMEEWEYLEGHKDLYKDVMMDNQPPLTSPDGSSNGNPPERCPRPLYSRDSTQEDHTIPHHHQSGNLRDSKVEVKEEIKEEDDEDGVMEESEFLKEHKDLYQDTMVESSSYRNPPERCPRPLYSRDSTQEGHTIPHCYKSGDPIDIEFEVISEEEERYVRGDQQSMEEDGITGTFIEEDTPTEISTVDGREMRKTSEDCLTLSPDCKVEDEDITQYSPGENPTTSNVHPAPHSVDGPSYSSYPEEPQTVRDGAVLPTEKRLSCTECGKCFRYKSNLNVHIRSHTGEKPYSCPECGKCFSQKSNLYTHQRSHNGNSPVENPTTSNVHPAPHSVDGPSYSSYPEEPQTVRDGAVLPTDKRFSCTECGKCFHYASNLNRHIRSHTGEKPYSCPKCGKCIHTKSHLNVHIRSHTGEKPYSCPECGKCFSQKSDLNTHQRSHTGEKPFSCPECGKCFSQKSDLNTHQRSHTGEKPFSCPECGKCFLQKSNLYAHQRSHTGEKLFSCPECGKCFSKKTNLSTHQRSHMGEKPFSCPECGKCFSQKSSLNTHQRSHTREKTYSCPECGKCFSLKSHLDTHQRVHTGQKLYSCPECGKCFSQKANLYKHQRSHTGEKPYSCPECGKCFSRNSNLYRHQRSHTGEKPYSCPECGKCFSQKSSLYTHQRCHTGEKPLSCPE from the exons ATGGTGATcttacttctacccagacaggaagtctctatggaatacagacaggaagtgatgtcaggtacagacaggaagttctgggtgagaggtgagtcgggaggaagtagagagaagacattgctggaagaggcAGGAgacgag ttatccgtctacaaggagacctgtatagatcacatgacggcaccaatgaggatggaggaggaccggagtcacatgactgagaagatactaaacctcaccctggagatcatctacctgctgaccggagag agatttcctcttgtgaagtcaggtgatcatatgaccatcacagtgcctccatgtgactccctaaaacctgagagacacaacatggagaagattctagaagtcaccaagaagatgatggagctgctgacaggagag gttcctataaggtgtcaggatgtcactgtctatttctccatggaggagtgggagtatttagaaggacacaaggatctctacaaggacgtcatgatggacaatcagccgcccctcacatcaccgg atggatccagtaatgggaacccaccagagagatgtccccgtcctctgtattcccgggattccacacaggaagatcacaccatccctcaccatcatcag agtggaaatctgagagattctaaagttgaggttaaagaagagataaaagaggaggatgatgaagatggggtgatggaggagtcagagtttctaaaagaacacaaagatctgtaccaggacaccatggtggaatcatccagctacaggaacccaccagagagatgtccccgtcctctgtattcccgggattccacacaggaaggtcacaccatccctcactgttacaag agtggagatccaatcgatatagaatttgaggttatatcagaagaagaagagaggtatgtgaggggtgatcagcagtctatggaggaggatggaataacggggacatttatagaggaggacactcctacagagatcagtacag tagatggacgggagatgaggaaaacctcagaggattgtctcactttgtctccagactgtaaagtagaagatgaagacatcacacagtatagtccaggagaaaacccgactacctcaaatgtccatccggcaccacacagtgtagatggaccatcgtattcctcttatcctgaggaacctcagactgtgagggacggtgccgtccttccaacagagaagaggctttcctgtactgagtgcgggaagtgtttccgttataaatccaatcttaatgtgcatataagatctcacacgggggagaagccatattcctgtcctgagtgtgggaaatgtttttcacagaagtccaatctttacacacatcaaagaTCTCATAACGGGAATAGTCCAgtagaaaacccgactacctcaaatgtccatccggcaccacacagtgtagatggaccatcgtattcctcttatcctgaggaacctcagactgtgagggacggtgccgtccttccaacagataagaggttttcctgtactgagtgcgggaagtgtttccattatgCATCCAATCTTAATaggcatataagatctcacacaggggagaagccgtattcctgtcctaaaTGCGGGAAGTGTATCCATACTAAATCCCATCTCaatgtgcatataagatctcatacaggagagaagccgtattcctgtcctgagtgcgggaaatgtttttcacagaagtccgatcttaacacacatcaaagatctcacacaggggagaagccgttttcctgtcctgagtgtgggaaatgtttttcacagaagtccgatcttaacacacatcaaagatctcacacgggggagaagccgttttcctgtcctgagtgtgggaaatgttttttacagaagtccaatctttacgcacatcagagatctcacacaggagagaagctgttttcctgtcctgagtgcgggaaatgtttttcaaagaagaccaatctttccacacatcagaggtctcacatgggggagaagcctttttcctgtcctgagtgtgggaaatgtttttcacagaagtccagtcttaacacacatcaaagatctcacacgagggagaaaacgtattcctgtcctgagtgcgggaaatgtttttcattgaagtcgcatcttgacacacatcagagagttcacacggggcagaagctgtattcctgtcctgagtgcgggaaatgtttctcacagaaggccaatctttacaaacatcagagatctcacacaggggagaagccgtattcatgccctgagtgtggaaaatgtttttcacggaattccaatctttacagacatcagagatcgcacacgggggagaagccgtattcctgtcctgagtgtggaaaatgtttttcacagaagtccagtctttacacacatcagagatgtcacacgggggagaagccactttcctgtcctgagtga